A stretch of Linepithema humile isolate Giens D197 chromosome 3, Lhum_UNIL_v1.0, whole genome shotgun sequence DNA encodes these proteins:
- the LOC105676710 gene encoding uncharacterized protein: MSCFTNNIKEHLLKKMHILQLTFKLLTIFGCWRPNSWSSLHKRIVYHIYSIIMILLLNTFLLSQFMDLIMTVENADDFSDNFFVLLAMLISCCKLFSMLANRKNIIKFTNILTEKPCKPLKSNEIKILSKFDKHIETNTWRFVYLVIVTFSFIVLTSLSLNFRKRKLTYRAWLPFNYSSTTMFYLTYSHQLLSLFAGGFLNVGCDTLICGLLVHISCQIEILAYRLREIMSSKNILPDCVRQHYNIFKLAFIINATFRLIISIQFMISMLIVCFSLYQLTKTTVKAKFIELTLYMICMLTQIFLYCWYGNEVKLKSRQLVDDIFEMEWLLLDKSKKKSLMIIMKRAIVPIQITSAYIIPMNLDSFMGLLKTSYSTYNLLQKIRTKSKKMQVLQFTFKLLIIVGCWRPKSCSSLYMRIVYDAYTIFMILLLYTFLVSQFLDIIWNVDNAEDFTENFYATLASVVSCSKMFSLLVNRNNINMLTNKLIKDPYKPLEIDEINIRYKFDRLIHTNTLCYTILVESTCICITMTSLLMEFRKGHLTYRAWIPYNYHSSTIIFCLTYAHQLISLTAGSLVNVACDSLICGLLVHICCQFEILEYRLNKISKDSEVLRDCVRHHDSIFEYAIKLNDKFKMTIAMQFMVSTMVVCSNLYQMTKSTSLNASILPLLLYMSCMLTQIFIYCWYGNEVKLKSIQLLDNIFRMDWVSLDKNHKESLLIIMNRAAVPIEFTSAYVLSMNLDSFVGLLKTSYSAYNILKQV; encoded by the exons atgtcgTGCTTTACGAACAATATCAAAGAACatcttttaaagaaaatgcATATTCTTCAACTTACGTTTAAACTTTTAACGATATTTGGTTGCTGGCGACCAAATTCCTGGTCATCGCTACATAAACGCATAGTGTACCATATATATTCAAtcataatgattttattattaaatacctTTTTATTGTCGCAATTTATGGATTTAATCATGACCGTGGAAAATGCTGATGATTTTTCTGATAATTTCTTTGTATTGCTTGCTATGTTAATTTCCTGTTGTAAATTGTTTAGTATGCTAGCAaatcgcaaaaatattatcaagttTACTAATATACTAACCGAGAAACCATGTAAACCATTGAaatcaaatgaaataaaaatcctGTCTAAATTTGACAAACACATAGA GACCAATACTTGGCGCTTTGTATATCTTGTAATAGTAACATTCTCATTCATCGTGTTGACATCTCTATCTTTAAACTTcagaaaaaggaaattaacGTACAGAGCATGGTTGCCGTTTAATTACTCATCAACGACAATGTTTTATCTGACATACAGTCACCAATTGTTAAGTTTGTTTGCCGGAGGTTTCCTAAATGTTGGTTGCGATACTCTTATTTGTGGATTATTGGTACATATTTCCTGTCAGATTGAAATCTTAGCTTATCGTTTGAGAGAAATTATGTcttctaaaaatatcttaccCGACTGCGTGAGacaacattataatattttcaa gcttgcttttattataaatgcaacatttagattaattattaGCATACAATTTATGATAAGTATGTTAATAGTATGCTTCAGTCTTTATCAATTAACTAAAACAACAGTGAAAGCCAAGTTTATAGAACTGACATTATATATGATTTGTATGTTAACACAAATCTTTTTGTATTGTTGGTATGGAAACGAAGTAAAGCTAAAG AGTCGTCAACTGGTCGATGACATTTTCGAAATGGAATGGCTATTACTggacaaaagtaaaaaaaagtctctaatgataataatgaaacGAGCAATCGTGCCTATTCAAATTACCAGTGCTTATATTATTCCCATGAACCTTGATTCATTTATGGGT TTACTCAAAACCTCGTACTCTACTTATAATTTACTTCAAAAAAT TCGTACAAAGTcgaaaaaaatgcaagttctgcaatttacttttaaacTTTTGATAATCGTCGGTTGTTGGCGACCAAAATCATGTTCGTCATTGTATATGCGCATAGTTTATGATGCATACAcgatttttatgatattattgcTATATACATTTTTGGTGTCGCAATTTCTGGACATTATTTGGAACGTTGACAATGCCGAAgattttactgaaaatttttacgcCACGCTGGCGTCGGTTGTTTCATGCTCTAAAATGTTTAGTTTGTTAGTAAAtcgaaataacattaatatgttAACTAACAAACTCATAAAAGACCCGTACAAACCATTGGAGATCgacgaaataaatattcgatatAAATTCGATAGGCTTATACA CACCAACACGCTCTGTTATACGATTTTGGTGGAATCAACTTGTATATGCATTACTATGACATCTTTGCTCATGGAGTTCAGAAAAGGACATCTGACGTATAGAGCGTGGATACCGTATAACTACCATTCGTCCACCATTATATTTTGTCTCACGTATGCTCATCAACTTATTAGCCTGACAGCTGGATCGCTGGTCAATGTAGCCTGTGACAGCCTTATTTGTGGATTACTAGTGCACATTTGCTGCCAATTTGAGATCCTAGAATACCGACTGAACAAAATATCGAAAGATTCTGAGGTTCTTCGCGACTGTGTACGTCACCACGACAGTATATTTGa atatgCAATCAAGTTAAATGACAAGTTTAAAATGACTATTGCAATGCAGTTTATGGTCAGTACGATGGTCGTATGCTCAAATTTATATCAGATGACTAAATCAACGTCGTTAAATGCAAGCATTCTTCCTTTACTGCTATATATGTCCTGTATGCTGACACAGATTTTCATTTATTGTTGGTATGGAAATGAAGTAAAATTAAAG AGCATTCAACTGcttgacaatatttttagaatggaTTGGGTATCATTGGATAAAAACCATAAAGAAagtctattaataattatgaatcgTGCAGCGGTACCAATAGAATTTACCAGTGCATATGTTCTTTCTATGAATCTTGATTCTTTTGTTGGG TTACTTAAAACATCGTACTCGGCTTACAATATATTGAAACAAGTGTAA